Proteins from one Gilliamella sp. ESL0443 genomic window:
- a CDS encoding antibiotic biosynthesis monooxygenase, whose amino-acid sequence MYIVMNRFKVKRGSEEAFIEIWRNRDTHLKEMKGFNRFYFLKGKTEENYTLFSSFAEWESKADFDAWVNSEQFKHTHRNTGNRPNNNDIYYEPAQLECFESVL is encoded by the coding sequence ATGTATATTGTCATGAACCGATTTAAAGTAAAACGAGGTAGTGAAGAGGCTTTTATTGAAATATGGCGTAATCGTGATACCCATTTAAAAGAGATGAAAGGCTTTAATCGTTTTTATTTTTTAAAGGGGAAAACTGAGGAAAATTATACGTTATTTTCATCATTTGCTGAGTGGGAATCAAAAGCCGATTTCGACGCTTGGGTAAACTCAGAACAATTCAAACATACTCATCGTAATACCGGAAATAGACCAAATAATAACGATATTTACTATGAGCCAGCACAGTTAGAATGCTTTGAAAGTGTATTATAA